In one window of Microcoleus sp. FACHB-831 DNA:
- the gatA gene encoding Asp-tRNA(Asn)/Glu-tRNA(Gln) amidotransferase subunit GatA, with translation MASIRELHRQLIRKDRSAVEITKEALERIQNLEPKLHSFLCVTADKALEQAKAVDAKIAAGEEIGLLAGIPIAIKDNMCTEGIRTTCGSRILENFIPPYESTVTQKLAQSGAVMVGKTNMDEFAMGSSTETSAYQVTANPWDLERVPGGSSGGSAAAVAARECVVAIGSDTGGSIRQPASLCGIVGLKPTYGLVSRYGLVAYASSLDQIGPFGRTVDDAAILLGAIAGYDPKDSTSLNVQIPDYSKLLKPNFRARGILRIGVIKETFGAGLDAVVEKAVTKAIDLLQQLGAEIHVISCPRFRYGLPTYYIIAPSEASANLARYDGVKYGFRAPDPDNLLSMYTQTRSTGFGQEVKRRIMLGTYALSAGYYDAYYLKAQKVRTLIKKDFEDAFEKVDVLVCPTAPTTAFKAGEKTDDPLSMYLSDLMTIPVNLAGLPALSLPCGFDEKGLPIGMQLIGNVLREDQLLQVAYAYEQSTSWHLRAPQLG, from the coding sequence ATGGCATCCATCCGCGAGTTGCACAGACAACTCATCCGCAAAGATCGCTCGGCTGTAGAAATCACCAAAGAAGCTTTAGAGCGCATCCAAAACCTAGAGCCTAAATTGCACAGCTTTTTGTGCGTAACAGCCGATAAAGCCTTAGAACAGGCAAAAGCGGTGGATGCCAAAATCGCCGCTGGTGAAGAAATTGGGCTGCTGGCTGGCATTCCCATCGCCATCAAGGACAATATGTGTACTGAGGGGATTCGCACGACTTGCGGCTCCCGGATTTTGGAAAATTTCATCCCACCCTACGAATCAACCGTTACGCAAAAACTCGCCCAGTCTGGTGCGGTGATGGTGGGCAAAACCAACATGGATGAGTTCGCGATGGGCAGTTCTACGGAAACTTCTGCCTATCAAGTTACGGCAAATCCTTGGGATTTGGAGCGAGTCCCTGGTGGTTCCTCTGGCGGCTCAGCGGCGGCTGTGGCGGCGAGGGAGTGTGTTGTAGCTATCGGTTCCGACACGGGAGGCTCTATTCGCCAACCAGCGTCTTTGTGCGGCATCGTGGGGTTGAAACCAACCTACGGGCTGGTTTCGCGTTATGGCCTAGTGGCTTATGCTTCTTCGTTGGATCAAATTGGGCCATTTGGTCGCACTGTAGATGATGCGGCAATTTTGCTCGGCGCGATCGCTGGTTATGACCCCAAAGACTCCACCAGCCTAAACGTCCAAATCCCCGACTACTCCAAATTACTCAAACCCAACTTTCGCGCCAGAGGTATCCTCAGAATAGGCGTTATTAAAGAAACCTTTGGCGCAGGCTTAGACGCTGTAGTTGAAAAAGCTGTCACCAAAGCGATCGACTTGCTGCAACAGTTGGGAGCCGAAATCCACGTCATTTCCTGTCCCCGCTTCCGCTACGGCTTGCCCACATACTACATTATCGCCCCCTCTGAGGCGTCGGCCAATCTCGCCCGTTACGATGGCGTTAAGTATGGCTTCCGCGCTCCCGATCCCGACAATCTTCTATCCATGTACACCCAAACTCGCTCCACTGGGTTTGGTCAAGAAGTCAAGCGCCGGATCATGCTGGGGACTTATGCGCTATCTGCTGGCTACTATGACGCTTACTATCTAAAAGCGCAAAAAGTCCGCACTTTGATTAAGAAAGACTTTGAGGACGCTTTTGAAAAAGTTGATGTTTTAGTGTGTCCTACTGCGCCGACAACTGCATTCAAAGCTGGGGAAAAAACAGATGACCCCTTAAGTATGTATCTCTCCGACTTAATGACAATTCCAGTTAATTTGGCTGGTTTGCCTGCATTAAGTTTGCCTTGTGGGTTTGATGAAAAGGGATTACCGATTGGTATGCAGTTGATTGGCAATGTCTTGCGAGAAGATCAGCTTTTGCAGGTGGCTTATGCTTACGAGCAATCTACTAGCTGGCATCTACGCGCACCGCAACTGGGTTAA
- a CDS encoding serine/threonine-protein kinase — protein MSYCLNPNCPNPVNPDGTKFCLTCGTKLVLRERYKAIKPIGQGGFGRTFLAVDEDKPSKPRCVIKQFYPQAQGTSTVQKAIELFNQEAVRLDELGAHPQIPELLAYFTQDDRQYLVQEFIDGQNLAQELSQYGAFSEDRIKSLLNDMLLVLQFVHSHQVIHRDIKPENIIRRESDRKLVLVDFGAAKFASGNAMNQTGTSIGSPEYVAPEQVRGKALFASDIYSLGVTCIHLLTQMSPLDLYDLNEDAWVWRQFLKNPISDLLGRILDKMLQSAPIRRYQSADEVIKELNGVQNETATFIGQTPVTPTKPTVILAPNPPDIKVPGAKSKTEIDAELAEVSSQFLSPPPPKSGNQKSSSPQGSSASNSKAKSQIELELEELKSQFNPPPKS, from the coding sequence ATGAGCTATTGCCTAAATCCTAATTGCCCAAATCCTGTTAATCCTGATGGGACGAAGTTTTGCCTAACTTGCGGTACAAAATTGGTGCTTAGAGAGCGCTACAAAGCTATCAAACCCATCGGACAGGGTGGTTTTGGCAGAACTTTTCTGGCTGTGGATGAAGATAAACCCTCAAAACCGCGCTGCGTAATTAAACAGTTTTATCCGCAAGCGCAGGGGACTAGCACGGTACAGAAAGCAATTGAGCTATTTAACCAAGAAGCTGTGCGGCTGGATGAGTTGGGCGCACATCCCCAGATACCGGAATTGCTAGCGTATTTTACGCAAGACGATCGACAATATTTGGTGCAAGAATTTATCGATGGGCAAAATTTAGCACAAGAATTGTCGCAGTATGGTGCGTTTAGCGAAGATCGGATAAAATCGCTGCTGAATGATATGTTGTTGGTGCTGCAATTTGTCCACAGCCATCAGGTGATTCACCGGGATATTAAACCTGAGAATATTATTAGGAGAGAGAGCGATCGCAAGCTTGTTTTAGTGGATTTTGGGGCTGCTAAATTTGCTAGCGGAAACGCCATGAACCAGACGGGAACGAGCATTGGTAGCCCGGAATATGTTGCACCAGAGCAAGTTAGAGGCAAAGCTCTTTTTGCCAGCGATATCTATAGTTTAGGCGTAACCTGCATTCATTTATTAACACAGATGTCACCCTTAGATCTCTACGATCTTAACGAAGATGCCTGGGTGTGGCGGCAATTCTTGAAAAATCCCATTAGCGATTTGCTTGGCAGAATTCTAGACAAAATGCTGCAAAGCGCCCCGATTAGACGCTATCAATCCGCAGATGAAGTTATAAAAGAATTGAATGGGGTGCAGAATGAAACAGCAACATTCATCGGCCAAACACCAGTAACACCAACAAAACCTACTGTTATATTAGCGCCAAATCCACCAGACATCAAAGTACCTGGTGCTAAATCTAAAACCGAAATTGATGCGGAGTTAGCGGAGGTTTCGTCTCAGTTTCTTAGTCCCCCCCCACCCAAAAGTGGAAATCAGAAATCGAGTTCGCCACAAGGTTCTTCTGCTAGTAATTCAAAAGCCAAAAGCCAAATTGAGCTGGAATTGGAAGAATTGAAATCTCAGTTTAATCCACCGCCTAAATCATAA
- a CDS encoding DUF3593 domain-containing protein produces the protein MISKEALFALSLFPYLGFLWFISRSGQMPRLALIGFYMTLVFVGVTIPAGIYAKVSYGESLANIDWLHGGAEFFLTLSNILIVLGFRQGVIQSKQAAK, from the coding sequence ATGATATCTAAAGAAGCCCTCTTCGCCCTATCCCTATTTCCCTACTTGGGTTTTTTGTGGTTTATCAGTCGCTCTGGACAGATGCCGCGTTTAGCGCTGATTGGATTTTATATGACGTTGGTATTTGTTGGCGTCACTATTCCAGCAGGAATTTACGCCAAAGTTAGTTATGGTGAGTCTTTAGCAAATATAGACTGGCTACACGGGGGAGCGGAATTTTTTTTGACGCTTTCTAATATTTTGATAGTGCTGGGTTTCAGACAGGGTGTAATTCAGAGCAAGCAGGCGGCGAAATGA
- a CDS encoding DUF2499 domain-containing protein, with the protein MHALSIPTWIIHISSVIEWIVAIWLIWTYGEVSRNRAWRALSLAMLPALVSAMCACTWHYFDNPESLEWLVNLQAGMTLVGNFTLWAAAWWIWRTKTTTTDSKPSISTYSEPQQ; encoded by the coding sequence ATGCACGCTTTATCTATTCCCACTTGGATTATTCACATCTCCAGCGTCATCGAGTGGATTGTTGCCATTTGGTTGATCTGGACTTACGGTGAAGTTAGCCGCAACCGGGCTTGGCGAGCTTTATCTTTGGCGATGCTACCAGCCTTAGTCAGTGCTATGTGTGCCTGTACTTGGCACTATTTTGATAACCCCGAATCTTTAGAATGGCTTGTCAACTTGCAAGCTGGGATGACTTTAGTTGGTAACTTTACACTTTGGGCAGCTGCTTGGTGGATTTGGCGAACAAAAACCACTACTACTGATAGCAAGCCGAGTATCTCTACTTATTCAGAACCACAACAATGA
- the csaB gene encoding polysaccharide pyruvyl transferase CsaB, translated as MTRAVLCGYYGQGNAGDEALLASLLQMLPNHIKPLVLSGNPDWTHKRYGVESCDRKSFFQVLSALRKSDSFIWGGGSLIQDATSAASPIYYAGLMGLAQQQGLKTIAWAQGIGPLKRPLTRSLAKRTFTGCEAISVRDRASAALLQEWHLSCTLAPDPVWALDASPVKGLWDLPAPRVAVTLREHPQLTPERLETLTQALVDFQKATNTCILLVPFQASKDLAIAQSIQPRLPGSSHIFSLEDPRELKGLFQGVEMAIGMRFHSLIMAASQECRCFALSYDPKVNALMQELNMPGWDLSQLPDDCNTISQTWLEHYANGDPLNPHQIQSLADRALMHRDVLVQVLS; from the coding sequence ATGACGAGGGCGGTATTGTGCGGTTATTACGGTCAAGGCAATGCAGGCGATGAGGCATTGCTGGCATCGCTGTTACAAATGTTACCAAATCATATAAAGCCGCTGGTACTTTCTGGCAATCCAGATTGGACGCACAAGCGCTATGGTGTCGAAAGCTGCGATCGCAAGTCTTTCTTCCAAGTCCTAAGCGCACTCCGCAAGTCAGATTCATTTATCTGGGGTGGCGGTAGTCTCATACAAGACGCCACCAGTGCTGCCAGTCCCATATACTATGCCGGATTGATGGGCTTGGCACAGCAGCAAGGCTTAAAAACTATTGCCTGGGCGCAGGGTATTGGCCCGCTGAAACGCCCGTTGACTCGCTCTTTAGCAAAAAGAACCTTCACGGGTTGCGAGGCCATCAGCGTCCGCGATCGCGCTTCTGCGGCGTTGCTCCAAGAGTGGCACCTTTCTTGTACCTTAGCCCCCGACCCCGTTTGGGCATTGGACGCATCACCAGTTAAAGGATTGTGGGATTTACCCGCCCCTAGAGTAGCCGTTACCTTACGCGAACATCCGCAACTAACCCCAGAACGGCTAGAAACCCTGACCCAGGCTCTAGTTGACTTTCAAAAAGCTACCAATACTTGCATATTACTCGTCCCCTTCCAAGCATCCAAAGATTTGGCGATCGCTCAGTCAATTCAACCCCGCCTACCCGGTTCCAGTCATATTTTCTCTCTAGAAGATCCTAGAGAATTAAAAGGCTTGTTTCAGGGCGTCGAAATGGCTATCGGGATGCGCTTCCACAGCCTGATTATGGCAGCTTCACAAGAATGCCGATGCTTTGCCCTAAGTTACGACCCCAAGGTTAACGCCCTCATGCAGGAATTGAATATGCCTGGATGGGATTTAAGCCAATTGCCAGACGATTGCAATACTATCAGCCAGACTTGGTTGGAACACTACGCCAATGGCGACCCACTTAATCCTCACCAAATTCAGTCATTAGCAGACAGGGCGCTGATGCATCGAGATGTACTGGTGCAAGTATTATCTTAA